The Acetomicrobium sp. S15 = DSM 107314 genomic sequence CTCGTAGCCCAGCCATATCCTGAGCCATGGAGACCAGCGCAGCCCCCAGCGACTCTCGAGGTCGGCATCGTTAACTTCAAGCACCCACTCGCCGTATAGTTCGACATCCCAACCGGAAAGGGGTTGCGCAACGACACTAAAGAGGCAATATCCTTAGGTTTTGAAGGGAAATATGCTATTAGTCCACGACAGGTAGGTATCATCAACGATCTGTTCACACCACAGCCAGCCGAAATAGAGCGGATGCGGAAATATGCAGAAGCTAACGAAGAGGCCGACAGGCGCAGGAAGGAGCTGGCCGATGCGCGCAACGAGGCCGACTCGTTGATATATAATACCGAAAAGCTCCTTAAAGATCTCGGCGACAAAGTCACGGCGAGCGAAAAGGTTCAGGT encodes the following:
- a CDS encoding Hsp70 family protein; the protein is MRNDTKEAISLGFEGKYAISPRQVGIINDLFTPQPAEIERMRKYAEANEEADRRRKELADARNEADSLIYNTEKLLKDLGDKVTASEKVQV